A window from Onychostoma macrolepis isolate SWU-2019 chromosome 07, ASM1243209v1, whole genome shotgun sequence encodes these proteins:
- the casp23 gene encoding caspase-23 isoform X1 produces MTEDDNWDEDLEEDAAIARVFQHLNIHKQLIGESGLNSEVRPSNERVDFVALPCGHRMPTDYVVAWFKYYLKQKNTEFSCPRFNVQGKSCSVNLSYQDICRLIPLTDKQREFIEENLAALVARRLFDFKACPGCQSHVERRDRGNLCAHCTICTANLKRNYYFCWNCRREWKGPANNSGRCNNNGCGQRVRTSDPLIPCKPEFKKKMLQEKGDDIYPIKDKSTDRKRLALLINNVEFKNLSDRTGADKDELSMEVLLKGLGYTVITLRDLSAQGMLAAMRDFAQREEHTESDSCFVVLMSHGDASGICGVFDSFENEDEEDVFQVDDIFNCLNTPNCARLRDKPKIILIQACRGEPHPFQATFFGKCCPHVIDKEGSVDVQDSVPRRNRAKEHREKDFCCLRSCTPDTVSYRNEEKGSHFIQDIVEIFNQHAHQDDIEELFRKVLKKFKMSHPDQMPCKERTTLSKKFYLFPGL; encoded by the exons ATGACGGAAGATGATAACTGGGATGAAGATTTGGAAGAAGACGCCGCGATAGCAAGAGTCTTCCAACACTTGA ATATCCACAAACAACTTATTGGGGAATCGGGTCTTAATTCTGAAGTACGGCCATCAAATGAAAGAGTGGACTTTG TTGCATTGCCCTGTGGTCATCGAATGCCGACAGACTATGTTGTTGCCTGGTTCAAGTATTATCTTAAACAG AAAAATACTGAATTTTCCTGCCCTCGCTTTAATGTTCAGGGGAAATCCTGCAGTGTAAATCTCTCTTATCAGGACATCTGTCGGCTGATACCACTGACAGACAAACAACGGGAATTCATAGAGGAGAATCTCGCTGCTCTCGTTGCTAGAAGACTGTTTGACTTTAAAGCC TGTCCAGGATGTCAGTCTCATGTAGAAAGACGAGATCGAGGTAACCTTTGTGCACACTGCACTATCTGCACGGCCAACCTGAAACGAAATTACTACTTCTGCTGGAACTGCCGCAGGGAATGGAAGGGGCCGGCCAATAATTCTGGGCGGTGTAACAATAATGGCTGTGGACAGAGAGTG AGAACTTCAGATCCACTTATACCATGCAAACCTgagtttaaaaagaaaatgcttcAAGAAAAGGGAGACGAT ATATACCCAATAAAAGACAAATCTACTGACAGAAAACGTTTGGCACTGCTTATCAACAATGTAGAATTTAAAAACTTAAGTGACAGGACCGGGGCAGACAAGGATGAGCTGAGTATGGAAGTGCTGCTTAAAGGTCTGGGTTACACTGTGATCACACTCAGAGACCTCAGTGCACAG GGTATGCTTGCTGCCATGCGAGACTTTGCCCAGCGAGAGGAACACACTGAATCAGACAGCTGCTTTGTGGTGTTGATGTCCCATGGAGATGCCAGTGGAATCTGTGGGGTTTTTGACTCTTTCGAGAATGAAGATGAAGAGGACGTTTTTCAAGTAGATGACATTTTTAATTGCTTGAACACTCCGAACTGTGCTAGATTGAGGGACAAGCCAAAAATCATCCTTATCCAGGCGTGTAGGGGTG AGCCTCATCCATTTCAAGCAACATTCTTTGGCAAATGCTGTCCTCATGTTATAGATAAAGAAGGCAGTGTGGATGTCCAGGACAGTGTGCCAAGACGCAACAGAGCAAAAGAGCACCGTGAAAAAGACTTCTGCTGCCTGAGATCCTGTACTCCAG ATACTGTGTCCTACAGAAACGAAGAGAAAGGCTCACATTTCATCCAAGACATTGTGGAAATATTTAATCAGCATGCCCACCAGGACGACATCGAGGAGCTCTTCAGAAAG GTCCTTAAGAAGTTTAAGATGTCACATCCTGATCAAATGCCATGCAAGGAAAGAACAACATTATCTAAGAAATTCTACCTCTTTCCTGGGTTGTAG
- the casp23 gene encoding caspase-23 isoform X2, translated as MTEDDNWDEDLEEDAAIARVFQHLNIHKQLIGESGLNSEVRPSNERVDFVALPCGHRMPTDYVVAWFKYYLKQKNTEFSCPRFNVQGKSCSVNLSYQDICRLIPLTDKQREFIEENLAALVARRLFDFKACPGCQSHVERRDRGNLCAHCTICTANLKRNYYFCWNCRREWKGPANNSGRCNNNGCGQRVRTSDPLIPCKPEFKKKMLQEKGDDIYPIKDKSTDRKRLALLINNVEFKNLSDRTGADKDELSMEVLLKGLGYTVITLRDLSAQGMLAAMRDFAQREEHTESDSCFVVLMSHGDASGICGVFDSFENEDEEDVFQVDDIFNCLNTPNCARLRDKPKIILIQACRGDKEGSVDVQDSVPRRNRAKEHREKDFCCLRSCTPDTVSYRNEEKGSHFIQDIVEIFNQHAHQDDIEELFRKVLKKFKMSHPDQMPCKERTTLSKKFYLFPGL; from the exons ATGACGGAAGATGATAACTGGGATGAAGATTTGGAAGAAGACGCCGCGATAGCAAGAGTCTTCCAACACTTGA ATATCCACAAACAACTTATTGGGGAATCGGGTCTTAATTCTGAAGTACGGCCATCAAATGAAAGAGTGGACTTTG TTGCATTGCCCTGTGGTCATCGAATGCCGACAGACTATGTTGTTGCCTGGTTCAAGTATTATCTTAAACAG AAAAATACTGAATTTTCCTGCCCTCGCTTTAATGTTCAGGGGAAATCCTGCAGTGTAAATCTCTCTTATCAGGACATCTGTCGGCTGATACCACTGACAGACAAACAACGGGAATTCATAGAGGAGAATCTCGCTGCTCTCGTTGCTAGAAGACTGTTTGACTTTAAAGCC TGTCCAGGATGTCAGTCTCATGTAGAAAGACGAGATCGAGGTAACCTTTGTGCACACTGCACTATCTGCACGGCCAACCTGAAACGAAATTACTACTTCTGCTGGAACTGCCGCAGGGAATGGAAGGGGCCGGCCAATAATTCTGGGCGGTGTAACAATAATGGCTGTGGACAGAGAGTG AGAACTTCAGATCCACTTATACCATGCAAACCTgagtttaaaaagaaaatgcttcAAGAAAAGGGAGACGAT ATATACCCAATAAAAGACAAATCTACTGACAGAAAACGTTTGGCACTGCTTATCAACAATGTAGAATTTAAAAACTTAAGTGACAGGACCGGGGCAGACAAGGATGAGCTGAGTATGGAAGTGCTGCTTAAAGGTCTGGGTTACACTGTGATCACACTCAGAGACCTCAGTGCACAG GGTATGCTTGCTGCCATGCGAGACTTTGCCCAGCGAGAGGAACACACTGAATCAGACAGCTGCTTTGTGGTGTTGATGTCCCATGGAGATGCCAGTGGAATCTGTGGGGTTTTTGACTCTTTCGAGAATGAAGATGAAGAGGACGTTTTTCAAGTAGATGACATTTTTAATTGCTTGAACACTCCGAACTGTGCTAGATTGAGGGACAAGCCAAAAATCATCCTTATCCAGGCGTGTAGGGGTG ATAAAGAAGGCAGTGTGGATGTCCAGGACAGTGTGCCAAGACGCAACAGAGCAAAAGAGCACCGTGAAAAAGACTTCTGCTGCCTGAGATCCTGTACTCCAG ATACTGTGTCCTACAGAAACGAAGAGAAAGGCTCACATTTCATCCAAGACATTGTGGAAATATTTAATCAGCATGCCCACCAGGACGACATCGAGGAGCTCTTCAGAAAG GTCCTTAAGAAGTTTAAGATGTCACATCCTGATCAAATGCCATGCAAGGAAAGAACAACATTATCTAAGAAATTCTACCTCTTTCCTGGGTTGTAG